A genomic region of Dactylococcopsis salina PCC 8305 contains the following coding sequences:
- a CDS encoding dihydroorotase, which translates to MDSGDQNSGLTQLLQQVRVLDTVSETDRIADVLLENNQIKAIHPQITDYPSSTEVKDAHGLIFAPGLVDLYSHSGEPGWEERETLISLGESALAGGFTRVGILPDTQPPLDAPATIEWLKRFTPSHAPKFHFWADLTVGGKGEQMTELGELAATGIVGFTDGQPLGNLGLLHQVLTYVQPLGKPVALSLGDRALSKNGVMREGKLSLKTGLPGNPAVSETAALAAILELVAVIPTPVHLMGVSTARSVELIADGKARGLPITASTTWMHLILNTAAITTYDPNLNICPPLGDRSDQLALITAVKSGIIDAIAVNHTPYTYEEKTVAFADTPPGAIGLELALPLLWQTFVETGEWTALELWQALSASPQTCLNLPPLRCTVGETTEAILFDPKKTWTVCKSNLKSLSTNTPWFGKQITGQVVDRFFNDVK; encoded by the coding sequence ATGGACAGCGGAGATCAAAATTCAGGGTTAACTCAACTTTTACAACAGGTGCGTGTTCTCGATACGGTATCGGAAACCGATCGAATTGCGGATGTACTCCTCGAAAATAACCAAATTAAAGCAATTCATCCTCAAATTACGGACTATCCCTCCTCAACCGAGGTTAAGGACGCTCATGGCTTAATTTTTGCCCCTGGTTTGGTTGATCTTTACAGTCATAGTGGCGAACCGGGATGGGAAGAAAGGGAAACTCTCATTTCTTTAGGAGAATCGGCTCTCGCGGGTGGGTTTACAAGAGTGGGGATTCTCCCCGATACACAGCCTCCTTTAGACGCTCCCGCAACGATCGAGTGGTTAAAACGTTTTACTCCTTCTCACGCGCCAAAATTCCATTTCTGGGCTGATTTGACGGTGGGAGGAAAAGGGGAACAGATGACGGAGTTGGGAGAGTTGGCGGCTACAGGAATTGTGGGGTTTACTGATGGACAACCTTTAGGGAATTTAGGGTTATTACATCAGGTGTTAACCTATGTGCAACCATTGGGAAAACCTGTGGCGTTGTCGTTGGGCGATCGAGCGTTGAGTAAAAATGGGGTAATGCGAGAAGGAAAACTCTCCTTAAAAACGGGTTTACCTGGTAATCCCGCCGTCTCAGAAACGGCGGCTTTAGCTGCCATTCTAGAATTAGTGGCGGTGATTCCCACTCCCGTTCATCTCATGGGAGTTTCCACAGCGCGAAGTGTCGAATTAATTGCCGATGGGAAAGCCAGAGGACTCCCGATCACAGCCAGTACCACTTGGATGCACTTAATTTTAAATACCGCAGCCATTACCACTTATGATCCCAATTTAAATATTTGTCCCCCATTGGGCGATCGATCGGATCAACTTGCCTTGATTACTGCGGTAAAATCAGGAATAATTGATGCGATTGCAGTGAATCACACTCCTTACACCTATGAGGAAAAAACTGTTGCTTTTGCTGATACACCACCAGGGGCGATCGGGCTAGAATTAGCATTGCCCTTGCTGTGGCAAACCTTTGTGGAAACGGGAGAATGGACTGCTTTAGAATTGTGGCAGGCGTTGAGTGCTTCTCCACAAACCTGTTTAAATCTCCCTCCTTTGCGCTGTACGGTGGGGGAAACCACAGAAGCAATTTTATTTGATCCGAAAAAAACTTGGACAGTGTGCAAAAGTAATTTAAAATCTCTCAGTACCAACACACCTTGGTTCGGAAAGCAAATCACTGGTCAGGTCGTTGATCGGTTTTTTAATGACGTAAAATAA
- the hpf gene encoding ribosome hibernation-promoting factor, HPF/YfiA family — MKLLIQGNNIEVTEAIRNYVEEKLENAVKHFQQITSKVDVHLSVAHNSRVSDRTKAEVTVHANGKVIRAQEHSGDLYASIDLVADKIARQLRKYKEKNLHKKTHDSPKTAETVTPEPVSENLVRDRAPELPEDVVRVKYFAMPPMSIEEAQEQLQLVDHDFYVFCNEETNEINVIYQRNHGGYGVIQPRKGNGHTHGVLHDKVHEADQNGNSAPAKPEEELSECPPAEV, encoded by the coding sequence ATGAAGCTTTTAATCCAGGGCAATAATATAGAAGTGACTGAAGCCATCCGCAATTATGTTGAAGAAAAACTAGAAAATGCGGTGAAACACTTTCAGCAAATCACCTCAAAAGTGGATGTTCATTTATCAGTAGCTCATAATTCCCGTGTCAGCGATCGAACGAAAGCAGAGGTTACCGTTCATGCAAATGGTAAAGTAATTCGAGCGCAAGAACACAGTGGTGATTTATATGCGAGCATTGATTTAGTTGCCGATAAAATTGCCCGTCAGCTTCGTAAATATAAAGAAAAAAATTTACATAAAAAAACGCATGACAGCCCAAAAACGGCGGAAACGGTTACTCCTGAACCCGTCAGTGAGAACCTAGTGCGCGATCGCGCCCCCGAACTTCCAGAAGACGTAGTTCGTGTCAAATACTTTGCGATGCCGCCGATGTCGATCGAAGAAGCACAAGAACAGTTGCAATTAGTCGATCATGATTTTTATGTGTTTTGTAATGAGGAAACCAATGAAATCAACGTCATCTATCAGCGTAATCATGGGGGCTATGGTGTAATCCAACCGCGAAAAGGAAACGGTCACACTCACGGCGTTTTACATGACAAAGTGCATGAGGCTGATCAAAATGGTAACAGCGCACCCGCCAAACCCGAAGAAGAATTGAGCGAATGTCCGCCAGCAGAAGTCTAG
- a CDS encoding ATP synthase subunit B family protein, which yields MLRKNSHSESDSNQTNNEPSSETLAIQEQFRQLEEFIINTNNLPLTPYKFLNEDQFFAEMDRIWENMPDFIQEAAYIAKKQNSILKEAYEHQDYIIKQAQQEAERIKNQTRIVQQARQEAAQIQSQTEKECDEFCRIALQEIEKLRQQASAECEQLRKDADDYAASVLRDLEQRLTQMLEVTRNGRDSLQSSHQEKPKPKRHPKRRAN from the coding sequence ATGTTACGCAAAAACTCCCACAGTGAATCAGACTCAAACCAAACCAACAACGAACCTTCCTCAGAAACACTCGCCATCCAAGAACAATTCCGACAACTGGAAGAATTTATAATTAATACCAATAACCTTCCTCTGACTCCTTATAAGTTTTTAAATGAGGATCAGTTTTTTGCGGAAATGGATCGGATTTGGGAAAATATGCCTGATTTTATCCAAGAAGCTGCTTATATTGCGAAGAAACAAAACAGCATTCTGAAAGAGGCTTACGAGCATCAAGATTATATTATTAAACAAGCTCAACAAGAAGCGGAACGGATTAAAAATCAGACTCGGATTGTTCAACAAGCTCGCCAGGAAGCCGCCCAAATTCAGTCTCAAACTGAGAAAGAATGTGATGAGTTTTGTCGGATTGCTTTACAAGAAATTGAGAAGTTACGCCAGCAAGCATCTGCAGAATGTGAACAGTTACGAAAGGATGCGGATGATTATGCAGCTTCCGTACTAAGGGATTTAGAGCAACGCTTAACCCAAATGTTGGAAGTGACTCGCAATGGTCGTGATTCTTTACAGTCTTCTCACCAGGAAAAACCGAAACCCAAACGACACCCGAAACGTCGGGCGAATTAG
- the lepB gene encoding signal peptidase I, with protein sequence MEKSKSIWQELWENLKAILIALIIAFFIRVLIAEPRYIPSDSMFPTLEVGDRIVVEKVSYYFSSPEFQDIVVFNPPQLLQNYGYDANQAFIKRVIGDSGETIAVGNGKVYLSGMKIKEPYIKEPPNYELSPLTVPKNKLFVLGDNRNNSNDSHVWGFLPEQNVIGRAVFRFWPLDRIGLM encoded by the coding sequence GTGGAAAAATCTAAATCAATTTGGCAAGAACTGTGGGAAAACTTAAAAGCGATCTTAATCGCGCTCATTATTGCCTTTTTCATCCGTGTCTTGATCGCCGAACCGCGCTACATTCCTTCTGATTCCATGTTCCCCACCCTAGAAGTGGGCGATCGAATCGTCGTGGAAAAAGTCTCTTACTATTTCTCCTCTCCAGAGTTTCAAGATATTGTGGTCTTTAATCCACCCCAGTTATTACAAAATTATGGCTACGATGCTAATCAGGCTTTTATTAAACGAGTGATTGGCGATTCTGGTGAAACGATCGCCGTCGGTAATGGTAAGGTTTATTTAAGCGGGATGAAGATTAAAGAACCTTATATTAAAGAACCTCCTAACTATGAACTTTCGCCCCTCACTGTTCCCAAAAATAAACTGTTTGTTTTAGGAGATAATCGGAATAATAGCAACGATTCTCATGTGTGGGGGTTTCTCCCTGAACAAAATGTCATTGGTCGTGCGGTGTTCCGCTTTTGGCCTCTCGATCGCATTGGACTGATGTGA
- the coaD gene encoding pantetheine-phosphate adenylyltransferase, which translates to MIAIYPGSFDPITFGHLDIIKRGTRLFDQVIVAVLCNPNKAPLFPVEQRMQQIKDCTQNLSNVTVDSFVGLTVEYAKQRDATVLLRGLRVLSDFEKELQMAHTNKTLWEEMETVFLATSNEYSFLSSSVVKEIARFGGSVEHLIPKSVALDVYKCYAKTPTVNQTQTKPTTNLPQKHSPSKNNSDNWKNL; encoded by the coding sequence GTGATTGCAATTTACCCTGGTAGTTTCGATCCCATTACCTTTGGGCATCTCGATATTATTAAACGAGGAACAAGACTGTTTGATCAAGTAATTGTGGCTGTTCTATGTAATCCCAATAAAGCGCCTCTTTTTCCCGTAGAACAGCGGATGCAACAAATTAAAGACTGTACTCAAAATCTGTCTAATGTCACCGTCGATAGTTTTGTCGGCTTAACGGTAGAATATGCCAAACAACGTGATGCTACTGTTCTTTTACGAGGGTTACGGGTGCTGTCAGACTTTGAAAAAGAGTTACAAATGGCTCACACCAATAAAACCCTTTGGGAAGAGATGGAAACTGTATTCTTGGCAACATCCAACGAGTATAGTTTTCTGAGTAGTAGCGTTGTTAAAGAAATTGCTCGTTTTGGCGGCTCAGTTGAGCATTTAATCCCGAAAAGTGTCGCCCTGGATGTTTATAAATGTTACGCAAAAACTCCCACAGTGAATCAGACTCAAACCAAACCAACAACGAACCTTCCTCAGAAACACTCGCCATCCAAGAACAATTCCGACAACTGGAAGAATTTATAA
- the lipB gene encoding lipoyl(octanoyl) transferase LipB: MKRRCCLKNQKTVPYQVAWDQQRSLIAERLDNPQLDDVLILLEHPPVYTLGTGATENHLKFDPKNSSIPLYRTERGGEVTYHCPGQLVGYPILNLRYHRCDLHWYLRQLETVLIATLADYGLNATREAGLTGVWVEGVKVGAIGIKAKRWITMHGFSLNVCPDLSGFSQIVPCGITDRAVGSIEQFCPEITTQQVRKDLIRHFAAVFSLEIYT; encoded by the coding sequence TTGAAACGACGTTGTTGTTTAAAAAATCAAAAAACTGTCCCGTATCAGGTAGCTTGGGATCAGCAACGATCGCTGATTGCGGAACGATTAGACAACCCCCAACTGGACGATGTACTGATTTTATTAGAACATCCTCCTGTTTATACATTAGGAACAGGGGCAACGGAAAATCACCTCAAATTTGACCCCAAAAACAGTTCTATCCCGCTCTATCGCACAGAAAGAGGCGGAGAAGTTACTTATCACTGTCCAGGACAACTGGTTGGTTATCCCATCTTAAATCTGCGTTATCATCGTTGTGATCTCCACTGGTATTTAAGACAACTAGAAACAGTTTTAATCGCGACTTTGGCAGACTATGGCTTAAATGCGACGCGAGAAGCAGGATTAACAGGGGTTTGGGTAGAAGGGGTAAAAGTAGGCGCGATCGGAATCAAGGCGAAACGCTGGATCACGATGCACGGATTTTCCTTAAATGTTTGTCCTGATTTAAGTGGCTTTTCTCAGATTGTCCCTTGTGGGATCACCGATCGAGCGGTGGGAAGTATCGAGCAATTTTGCCCTGAAATCACAACTCAACAAGTTCGGAAAGACTTGATCCGCCATTTTGCCGCCGTTTTTTCCCTAGAAATCTACACCTAA
- a CDS encoding COP23 domain-containing protein encodes MLRPLTFSLSTVAIVVSSFPLSAEGNSLTSSFPQLFSQAPQTVPEVIVDTIPIENEPSPTPQPEDVVVESKPSNPNPTPTANDRRFTCEYNNGQYTVMYNPQSQPNQSYPWAIPQQMGGNWSPERRCNAISDRLENYRPDGLLELQTSVINNQNVVCVTTQNDPSCRIVFTVPKGQDPILTRDRVFENLASANQGQQTQGVTTYTSNSSLRDLLGGRSSNQASQQSNDSINLRPFLDRSDGGTGNQLRSNSSPSRLNPNLFR; translated from the coding sequence ATGTTACGCCCTTTGACGTTTAGTTTATCGACCGTTGCGATCGTTGTCAGTAGTTTTCCGCTTTCTGCTGAGGGTAATTCCTTAACCTCATCATTTCCTCAACTTTTTAGTCAAGCGCCGCAAACCGTTCCCGAAGTCATTGTCGATACGATTCCCATTGAAAATGAGCCTTCTCCCACCCCACAACCAGAAGACGTGGTAGTGGAAAGCAAACCCTCTAACCCTAATCCCACTCCCACTGCTAATGACCGTCGCTTTACCTGCGAATACAATAATGGTCAATATACCGTTATGTATAATCCCCAAAGTCAGCCCAATCAAAGTTATCCTTGGGCAATTCCTCAACAAATGGGAGGCAATTGGTCGCCAGAAAGACGCTGTAATGCGATTAGCGATCGTCTCGAAAATTATCGCCCTGATGGCTTACTAGAATTACAAACTAGCGTCATTAACAATCAAAATGTGGTTTGTGTGACAACTCAAAATGATCCCAGTTGTCGGATTGTTTTTACTGTTCCCAAAGGACAAGACCCAATTCTAACTCGCGATCGAGTCTTTGAGAACCTCGCCAGCGCTAACCAAGGACAACAAACCCAAGGCGTTACCACCTATACCAGTAATTCCAGCTTACGAGATTTATTAGGAGGACGTTCCTCGAATCAGGCTTCTCAACAAAGCAATGATAGTATTAACTTACGTCCTTTCTTAGATCGCTCGGATGGAGGAACAGGTAATCAATTACGTTCTAATTCTTCTCCTTCTCGTCTCAATCCCAACCTATTTCGCTAG
- the fabI gene encoding enoyl-ACP reductase FabI translates to MLDLTDKKALVTGIANNRSIAWGIAQQLHQAGAEMGVTYLPDDRGRFEKKVRDLVSPIDPSLFLPCNVQDDAQIDETFQAVAEKWGKLDILIHCLAFAGKDELSGDFSQTSRDGFKQALDISSYSLTRLAKAAKPLMTEGGSIVTLTYLGGERVVPNYNVMGIAKSALEMSVRYLAAEMGEQNIRVNAISAGPIRTLASSAVGGILDMIHHVEQTAPLKRTVTQTEVGNAATFLCSDLASGITGQVLYVDSGYNIMGM, encoded by the coding sequence ATGCTCGACTTAACAGACAAAAAAGCCCTAGTCACTGGAATTGCTAACAATCGATCGATCGCCTGGGGAATTGCCCAACAACTGCACCAGGCTGGCGCAGAAATGGGAGTAACCTATTTGCCCGACGATCGAGGCAGATTCGAGAAAAAAGTAAGAGACCTGGTTTCCCCGATCGATCCCAGCTTATTTTTACCTTGTAACGTCCAAGACGACGCACAAATTGACGAAACCTTCCAAGCCGTCGCCGAAAAATGGGGAAAACTAGACATCCTCATTCACTGTCTCGCCTTTGCAGGAAAAGACGAACTCTCTGGAGACTTTAGCCAAACCTCAAGAGACGGATTCAAACAGGCACTAGACATCAGCAGCTATTCCCTAACCCGATTAGCAAAAGCCGCCAAACCCCTAATGACTGAAGGCGGAAGTATTGTCACCCTCACCTATTTAGGAGGAGAAAGAGTTGTCCCCAACTATAACGTGATGGGAATTGCTAAATCAGCACTAGAAATGAGCGTCCGTTATTTAGCCGCCGAAATGGGAGAACAAAATATTCGGGTTAATGCCATCTCCGCCGGACCGATTCGCACTTTAGCCTCTTCTGCGGTGGGAGGAATTTTAGACATGATTCATCACGTTGAACAAACCGCCCCCTTAAAGCGTACCGTCACCCAAACCGAAGTCGGAAATGCGGCGACGTTTTTATGTAGTGACCTCGCCAGTGGCATTACAGGACAAGTGTTATATGTGGATTCTGGATATAACATCATGGGAATGTAA